One window of the Lactococcus lactis genome contains the following:
- the tagD gene encoding glycerol-3-phosphate cytidylyltransferase, producing the protein MLRNAKNLGSKLIVMLSTDEFNGEKGNKFFQDYDTRKYVLESIRYVDLVVPEQFWDDKSLYIDMFDVDVFAMGDDWKGKFDFLKEEFPNLKIMYFPRGKVSSSNIKKEIGKLYSKKESSDNTTK; encoded by the coding sequence ATGTTACGAAATGCTAAAAATCTGGGCAGTAAGTTGATTGTGATGCTTTCGACAGATGAATTTAATGGCGAAAAGGGCAATAAGTTCTTTCAAGATTATGATACAAGAAAGTACGTTTTAGAATCAATTCGCTATGTGGATTTGGTAGTTCCAGAGCAATTTTGGGATGATAAGAGCCTTTATATTGATATGTTTGATGTTGATGTTTTTGCGATGGGTGATGACTGGAAAGGGAAATTTGATTTTCTAAAAGAAGAATTTCCTAATTTAAAAATTATGTATTTTCCACGTGGTAAAGTTTCTTCTTCAAATATAAAAAAGGAAATTGGAAAACTTTATTCAAAAAAGGAAAGCAGTGATAATACTACCAAATGA
- a CDS encoding DUF6270 domain-containing protein, translating into MKKRVAIIGSNLSRELFDKNKQKSEEDFEIVLYRKNLSFISLMSKAVEYDYRKLDKELSLDDARQMLDELDKDSLSALIAVQPDILILDFYGDVFNGVIETQEGSFLTNSFKKLKGAYPLSDIKIKRQMSSNQSVQEFLAYSSIWCQSLNRFIEFTQRFLPKTLVLVNTINFLEETKRKNNASQVWQRFNEYAQKIGIPVINDSLLELYQYVFGNFKINQLEHFSQPKNKIEKTKEISETSFSYNLISNADFSEGKKYWQDDSGEYFVNNRILEINRETMEGFTILHSSPVQISNDENSVHKFVLSMEVWVENLFALHLNDAFFYVWTYDDKVTRNIKESKIYSAKLENLSSGKWKHINIELKCKGKYLELGPHMVGAGHFRYRNLSLSLKS; encoded by the coding sequence ATGAAAAAGCGGGTTGCTATTATTGGTTCAAATTTATCGCGAGAACTGTTCGATAAGAATAAACAAAAAAGTGAAGAGGATTTTGAAATTGTACTTTATCGAAAAAATTTATCTTTTATTTCCTTAATGTCAAAGGCAGTTGAGTATGATTATAGAAAGTTGGATAAAGAATTAAGTCTTGATGATGCTCGGCAAATGTTAGATGAGTTAGACAAAGATAGTTTGAGTGCTTTAATTGCGGTGCAGCCGGATATTTTAATATTAGATTTCTATGGAGACGTTTTTAACGGTGTGATTGAAACTCAAGAAGGAAGCTTTTTAACAAATAGTTTTAAAAAGCTAAAAGGGGCTTATCCTTTATCTGATATTAAAATTAAAAGGCAAATGAGCTCAAATCAATCTGTTCAAGAATTTTTGGCTTATTCTTCTATTTGGTGCCAATCTCTCAATAGATTCATTGAATTTACTCAACGCTTTTTACCAAAAACACTCGTTTTAGTTAATACAATTAATTTTTTAGAAGAAACAAAAAGAAAAAATAATGCCAGCCAAGTTTGGCAAAGATTTAATGAATATGCTCAAAAAATCGGTATTCCAGTCATTAATGATAGCCTCCTAGAACTTTATCAATATGTCTTTGGAAATTTTAAGATTAATCAATTAGAACATTTTTCTCAACCCAAAAATAAAATTGAAAAAACAAAAGAGATTTCAGAAACTTCTTTTAGTTATAATTTAATCAGTAATGCTGATTTCAGTGAAGGAAAAAAATATTGGCAAGATGATTCTGGAGAATACTTTGTTAATAATAGGATTTTAGAGATTAATCGGGAAACAATGGAGGGCTTTACGATTTTGCATAGTTCGCCGGTTCAAATCTCAAATGATGAAAATTCAGTGCATAAATTTGTATTGTCTATGGAAGTTTGGGTCGAAAATCTCTTTGCTCTTCACTTAAACGATGCATTTTTCTACGTTTGGACTTATGATGATAAAGTGACTAGGAATATTAAAGAGAGCAAGATTTACTCTGCCAAACTTGAAAATCTAAGTTCTGGAAAATGGAAACATATTAATATTGAATTAAAATGCAAAGGGAAATATTTGGAATTAGGGCCACATATGGTTGGGGCAGGACATTTTCGTTATCGGAATTTGTCATTATCTTTGAAAAGTTAA
- a CDS encoding family 43 glycosylhydrolase, translating to MKILKIITRIVLVLGLLFLIGFFFTHEQEEPVNLATDNFPDPTGIYKQGTYYAYATSTDGFNIPLAKSKSGGNYQIVGEALPNLPVWAQGSIWAPHISQVSKRYLLYFSVIDKKSKKRSIGLALANNPQGPFKADEKPVVTDDNAGGLIDPDLFQDSDGQNYLLYKNDGNAIGKTSSLWLQKISKNGLVVTGKAARLLTNTEVKNPDDNGKSGTVLTIEAPYLTQAPDGTYVLLFSAGSYATADYFTGYAISKKLSGPYHYQGALATTALLKNQIVGPGGAELVQGKNDVETLLLHGWINGVNKTKSSRQLYELSFLWEEGHIPKVTK from the coding sequence ATGAAAATTTTAAAAATTATCACACGTATTGTGCTGGTTTTGGGATTATTGTTTCTAATTGGTTTCTTTTTTACACATGAACAAGAGGAACCAGTCAATCTTGCGACAGATAATTTTCCAGATCCAACAGGTATTTATAAACAAGGAACTTACTATGCTTATGCGACATCGACAGATGGTTTTAATATTCCACTTGCAAAGTCAAAGTCAGGGGGGAATTATCAGATTGTTGGAGAGGCGTTGCCAAATTTACCAGTCTGGGCGCAAGGGAGTATCTGGGCGCCTCACATCAGTCAAGTGAGCAAACGTTATTTACTTTACTTCTCAGTTATTGATAAGAAATCGAAAAAACGTTCTATTGGACTGGCTTTGGCAAATAATCCACAAGGGCCTTTTAAGGCGGACGAAAAGCCCGTAGTAACAGATGATAATGCGGGGGGACTTATTGATCCAGATCTTTTTCAGGATAGCGATGGGCAGAACTATCTTCTCTATAAAAATGATGGGAATGCAATTGGTAAAACAAGTTCCTTATGGCTTCAGAAAATAAGTAAAAATGGTTTGGTGGTTACAGGGAAAGCAGCAAGGCTTTTGACAAATACAGAGGTTAAAAATCCGGATGATAATGGAAAATCAGGAACTGTATTAACGATCGAAGCGCCTTATTTGACCCAAGCACCTGACGGAACTTATGTTTTGTTATTTTCAGCAGGTTCATATGCGACTGCCGATTATTTTACTGGATATGCAATAAGTAAAAAATTATCAGGACCTTATCATTATCAAGGGGCTTTGGCTACAACTGCATTATTGAAAAATCAAATTGTGGGGCCTGGAGGTGCAGAGCTTGTACAAGGAAAAAATGATGTAGAAACTTTACTTTTGCATGGTTGGATTAATGGTGTTAATAAAACAAAAAGCAGTCGTCAACTCTATGAATTGTCATTTTTGTGGGAAGAGGGCCATATTCCAAAAGTAACAAAATAA
- a CDS encoding SGNH/GDSL hydrolase family protein, giving the protein MNNRVRKRKSRQPRIFKFGFGLILVVIVVLIGLLAYEKIHSSVPSGKVTSLNAVKHDKTSSWVSTWAASPVDMGNHKYTGTIRNMLVTTVAGDSLRVNFTNAFGDSDLQVEDAYIAIADAKGNVIGQSVPITFNGKSTTTISQGKELLSDTIKLTVPARTRLAVTFYTPKAIEQTGHWLANETSYITIGTKKTRSPDTKGWIDTPGWWFIDSIDVQASEGGATKTIVALGDSLTDGFYSTNEGRYTDTLMNRLNSQNGNEWSLVNEGITGNQVLTDSPTNVAKNAYFGQSALSRLDRDVFNRPGLKDILLLEGINDINTGASANKIIEGYKKIINQAHISGVQIIAGTLPPFKGYPTWTAKKDKVRQKVNHWILTSGAFDGTVDFAKVLATSGNSEELNPIYDSGDHLHPNNAGYKAMGDAVNLSLFK; this is encoded by the coding sequence ATGAATAATAGAGTAAGAAAAAGAAAAAGTCGGCAACCAAGAATTTTTAAATTTGGGTTTGGACTGATTCTTGTCGTCATAGTGGTACTCATTGGTCTGCTGGCTTATGAAAAAATTCATTCGTCAGTACCTTCTGGTAAAGTTACCTCGCTCAATGCAGTGAAACATGATAAGACTAGTTCTTGGGTATCTACTTGGGCGGCTTCGCCTGTTGATATGGGAAATCATAAATATACTGGGACCATCCGAAATATGCTCGTGACAACCGTTGCAGGTGATAGCCTCCGCGTCAACTTTACAAATGCTTTTGGTGATTCTGATTTGCAAGTCGAAGATGCTTATATTGCTATTGCGGACGCAAAAGGAAATGTCATTGGTCAAAGTGTACCAATAACTTTTAATGGAAAGTCGACAACAACGATTTCCCAAGGAAAGGAATTGCTAAGCGACACAATTAAGCTAACTGTTCCTGCTAGAACACGCCTCGCTGTGACTTTCTACACTCCAAAGGCAATTGAACAAACGGGACATTGGTTGGCAAATGAAACGTCTTATATTACTATAGGAACAAAGAAAACAAGATCTCCAGATACAAAAGGTTGGATTGATACGCCAGGTTGGTGGTTTATTGATAGCATTGATGTGCAAGCTTCTGAGGGAGGGGCGACAAAAACTATTGTTGCACTGGGAGATTCGCTTACAGATGGTTTTTACTCTACGAATGAGGGAAGATATACAGATACTCTGATGAATAGATTAAATTCGCAAAATGGTAATGAATGGAGTCTTGTCAATGAGGGGATTACAGGAAATCAAGTTTTAACAGATTCACCGACGAATGTGGCAAAAAATGCTTATTTTGGGCAATCTGCCTTATCACGGCTTGATAGAGATGTTTTCAATCGCCCTGGACTCAAGGATATTCTCCTTTTAGAAGGGATTAATGATATCAATACTGGGGCTTCTGCTAATAAGATTATTGAGGGTTATAAGAAAATAATCAATCAAGCACATATATCGGGAGTACAGATTATTGCTGGAACACTTCCCCCTTTTAAAGGGTATCCTACTTGGACAGCGAAAAAAGATAAAGTTCGTCAAAAAGTAAATCATTGGATTTTAACGAGTGGTGCATTTGATGGAACAGTTGATTTTGCTAAAGTATTAGCGACCTCTGGTAATTCGGAAGAACTTAATCCGATTTATGATAGTGGCGATCACCTGCACCCAAATAATGCTGGTTATAAGGCGATGGGAGATGCGGTTAACCTGAGTCTGTTTAAATAA
- the glf gene encoding UDP-galactopyranose mutase, which yields MKYNTKNYDYLIVGSGPYGSIFAYEAAKRGKRSLIIEKRAHIGGNMYTHKENGINVHDFGAHIFHTDNKEVWDYVNQFTEFNGYINQVVANYKGELYNLPFNMNTFYQMWGVKTPGEAAAKIAEQKVTAGISGAPKNLEEQAISLIGTDIYSKLIKGYTEKQWGRKATELPAFIIGRLPVRYTFDNNYFNHRYQGVPVDGYTAIFDKLLASDLIDVQVNTDFMANKETYLSEFPKTIYTGMIDAFFDYKYGELEYRSVRFESEVHESDNVQGNAVINYTDAETPYTRVMEWRHFDNHADDGKSIISKEFPQDWDRSKEAYYPVNDEKNSELFKKYRKESNNLKNVIFGGRLGNYQYYDMDQVFGAALKAVEKEFNE from the coding sequence ATGAAATATAATACAAAAAATTATGATTATCTTATCGTCGGGAGCGGTCCTTATGGCTCAATCTTTGCTTATGAAGCTGCCAAACGTGGTAAACGTTCGCTCATTATTGAAAAACGTGCGCACATTGGTGGAAATATGTACACGCACAAGGAAAATGGTATTAATGTCCATGATTTCGGTGCACATATCTTTCATACCGATAACAAAGAGGTTTGGGATTATGTTAATCAATTTACTGAATTTAATGGTTACATCAATCAAGTCGTCGCTAACTACAAAGGTGAGCTCTATAATTTACCTTTCAATATGAACACTTTTTATCAGATGTGGGGCGTTAAAACACCTGGGGAGGCAGCTGCAAAAATTGCGGAGCAAAAAGTTACTGCTGGGATTTCAGGCGCACCAAAAAATTTGGAAGAACAAGCGATTTCATTGATTGGGACGGATATTTATAGCAAACTCATCAAAGGCTACACAGAGAAACAATGGGGACGCAAGGCAACAGAACTCCCTGCCTTTATCATTGGGCGATTGCCTGTGCGTTATACCTTTGATAATAATTATTTCAATCATCGCTATCAAGGTGTGCCAGTTGACGGATACACTGCGATTTTTGACAAATTGCTTGCGTCAGATTTGATAGATGTTCAAGTCAATACCGACTTCATGGCGAATAAAGAAACTTATCTGTCAGAATTTCCCAAAACTATTTATACAGGGATGATTGACGCATTCTTTGACTATAAATATGGTGAGTTGGAATATCGTTCTGTCCGTTTTGAGAGTGAAGTACATGAGTCTGACAATGTTCAAGGTAATGCAGTCATTAACTATACGGATGCTGAAACGCCTTATACCCGTGTCATGGAATGGCGACATTTTGACAATCATGCAGATGATGGAAAATCAATCATCAGTAAAGAATTTCCACAGGATTGGGATAGAAGTAAAGAAGCCTATTATCCAGTAAATGATGAAAAGAACTCAGAGCTTTTCAAAAAATATCGCAAAGAATCAAATAATCTTAAAAATGTTATCTTTGGTGGTCGTCTTGGAAATTATCAATATTATGATATGGACCAAGTATTTGGTGCAGCACTAAAGGCAGTGGAGAAAGAGTTCAATGAATAA
- a CDS encoding NAD-dependent epimerase/dehydratase family protein — MKKILLMGGTGAMGMYLTPLLLDKNYEVWITSRSQRDSYHQNLKYLIGNAKNTNWLFSEVENEKFDAIFDFMMYSNQEFEKVYQKLLSLTTQYFYFSSYRAYAHEDGILTEDTALKVDVLDKYPEYRVDRYGINKGFQENILRKSELKNWTIIRPAMTYGKNRIQWFAGDNFDVVRAVRGVLTALPRSMWNIENNIAYGRDVALMLERLIGKKRAFAQAFHTTTETMSWGQMADVYNQVFDMKIDLVSDEEYIESIDYQDGRIVDRFRRKKFLNEKILSVTGLSNDDFHDLKSGLTEAFQASNIKNFQFNGNAAVYQAKFDALTGSLTDLAFIPETMRIQFESIRKNALFREKITMEQFRIRVINDYWSAKQFEEGVKLTRTSRPCDGPIMDNRWINFELDPTDYLKKGKIYTLSLKIDSDVATTFTPFVHHYGIGIQRFTPLQLKVGANQFDIEFVAATDNLTDFSLTATDFTIQTSFFIKEMQLKK, encoded by the coding sequence ATGAAAAAAATCCTGTTAATGGGTGGTACAGGGGCTATGGGTATGTACCTGACCCCGCTACTCCTTGATAAAAATTATGAAGTTTGGATTACGTCCAGAAGTCAACGTGATAGTTATCATCAAAATTTGAAATATTTGATTGGAAACGCTAAAAATACAAACTGGCTTTTTTCAGAAGTTGAAAATGAAAAATTTGATGCTATTTTTGATTTTATGATGTATTCCAATCAAGAATTTGAGAAGGTGTATCAAAAACTTCTTTCTTTGACAACACAGTATTTTTACTTTTCTTCCTATCGGGCTTACGCACATGAAGATGGTATTCTGACTGAGGATACTGCCTTGAAAGTTGATGTTTTGGATAAATATCCAGAGTATCGTGTGGATAGATATGGTATTAATAAAGGTTTTCAAGAGAATATCTTGCGAAAATCAGAACTAAAAAATTGGACAATCATAAGACCCGCTATGACTTATGGAAAAAATAGAATTCAATGGTTTGCGGGAGATAACTTCGACGTGGTTCGTGCTGTTCGTGGAGTTTTGACAGCTTTACCTCGAAGCATGTGGAATATCGAAAATAATATTGCATATGGTCGAGATGTTGCGCTCATGCTTGAAAGATTGATTGGGAAAAAAAGAGCGTTCGCTCAAGCTTTTCATACAACAACAGAAACGATGAGTTGGGGACAAATGGCTGATGTTTACAATCAGGTCTTTGATATGAAAATTGATCTTGTTTCTGACGAAGAGTATATTGAAAGCATTGACTATCAAGACGGAAGGATTGTCGATCGTTTCCGCAGAAAAAAATTTTTAAACGAGAAAATTCTAAGCGTGACAGGATTATCAAATGATGATTTTCATGATTTGAAATCAGGATTGACAGAAGCTTTTCAAGCTTCCAATATTAAAAATTTTCAATTCAACGGCAATGCTGCAGTATATCAAGCAAAGTTCGATGCTCTTACGGGAAGTTTGACTGATTTGGCTTTTATTCCAGAAACGATGAGAATACAATTTGAAAGTATTCGAAAAAATGCATTGTTCAGAGAAAAAATCACGATGGAACAATTTCGTATACGAGTGATTAATGACTATTGGAGTGCCAAACAATTTGAAGAGGGCGTTAAACTTACTCGAACTTCACGCCCTTGTGATGGGCCAATTATGGATAACCGATGGATAAATTTTGAACTTGATCCAACAGATTATCTTAAAAAAGGGAAAATATACACTTTATCATTAAAGATTGATTCGGATGTAGCAACAACTTTTACACCATTTGTTCATCATTATGGGATAGGTATACAAAGATTCACACCCCTTCAATTAAAGGTTGGAGCTAATCAGTTTGATATTGAGTTTGTAGCTGCTACTGACAATTTAACAGATTTTTCTTTGACGGCAACGGATTTTACAATTCAAACTAGCTTTTTCATTAAAGAGATGCAATTAAAAAAGTAG
- the menD gene encoding 2-succinyl-5-enolpyruvyl-6-hydroxy-3-cyclohexene-1-carboxylic-acid synthase gives MPNDAPGMTFARRQNYAYTEQEHFLENEKYNELADTFVVGSDQLWNPYIGRINDDLFLNFTADDKKRIAYGTSIGNFSRPKFSSEHFGEDFEQVERQNLSRFDWVSMRESDGISYFKENLDIDAPQVVDPVFLIDPKEYWKLADEATINFEEEYMLAFILDPDEDKKRNIEAVADKLGFNKIVVFTDANGPRINYARSIFNSERYEVIDDIRPENFLYAYKNAEYVVTDSFHGSCFSYIAQKPFSVFYNTIRGANRFASLMTLFKLGDTRRIYPENTAEDINANINVSKVIDFTDGNANLKIEREKSYNWLEKALSVDKATDKILPGATMKRNFDNLKSVKLSLRNVLLTNKFVFYRQGQHGETLRQDVGFNADGTLSGTNPINEKSWKLEENRLIFYGESNQETTVWDNLNEGYRADDFRIVGEFIPNKAVHHVLESVPAAIKRDNSNPDFYKTKILLSRLKAYGIKHVVMAPGGRDVVLVRAFENHRDFFDIHYVIDERSAGYYALGLANKTKEPVVIMVTSGTAVSNLAPAVTEAYYMDLPLIVITADRYPEFHEIGEDQTIEQANIFEPMIKKSVNLPVTKEGRTDWYTNRLISEAILEARHNGTGPIHINLSFDILPNMAPIHASYELPRMKHVLRVTKQDSLARWEDYVQTLLKTRKILLVYGQDYKPTNTQKSNIEKFASRYNVVILADWLSNIQGDKVVYPFNTLQRMTQRQFNEKLLPDIVLSVGGKNVMNHPINFKLRGAPMSVRHWRIAADGKFKDLFFHLTSILETNPDWFFEYFSNKAENHINDEQYLNSWKEEVKKYPATIHENYNNHYATQQLMEKMPEGSLFHIGVGSAFMLTHSENTVPGKDLEVFLNMGTNGIDGSASAYMGQVAADTSERLKFLLIGDVSFFYDMNSLWNKKLKKNIRIMMVNNSGSQLLRHYEAKGSAATHNTVAEGWVKSLGFDYIASHDKEGFDEGLKRFTSNDEGPIFFEVFL, from the coding sequence TTGCCTAATGATGCACCAGGAATGACATTTGCTCGTCGTCAAAATTACGCTTATACTGAACAAGAACATTTCTTAGAAAATGAGAAATATAATGAATTAGCAGATACCTTTGTTGTAGGTTCGGATCAATTGTGGAATCCGTACATAGGTCGTATCAATGATGATTTATTTTTGAACTTTACAGCGGATGATAAAAAACGCATTGCTTATGGAACTTCAATCGGAAACTTTAGTCGTCCAAAATTTTCTTCTGAGCATTTTGGAGAAGATTTTGAGCAAGTTGAACGTCAAAATTTGAGTCGCTTTGATTGGGTCTCAATGAGAGAATCGGATGGAATTTCATATTTTAAAGAAAATTTAGATATTGATGCACCACAAGTGGTTGACCCTGTTTTCCTTATTGATCCTAAGGAATATTGGAAATTGGCTGATGAAGCCACGATCAACTTTGAAGAAGAATATATGTTAGCATTTATCTTAGATCCTGATGAAGATAAAAAACGCAACATTGAAGCAGTAGCTGATAAACTTGGTTTTAATAAAATTGTGGTTTTCACAGATGCAAATGGTCCCCGCATTAATTATGCACGTTCAATTTTTAATTCTGAACGTTATGAGGTGATTGATGATATTCGTCCTGAAAATTTTTTATATGCATATAAAAATGCCGAATATGTTGTAACTGACAGTTTCCATGGTTCATGCTTCTCATACATTGCTCAAAAACCATTTTCTGTTTTCTACAACACAATTCGCGGAGCCAATCGTTTTGCAAGTTTGATGACCTTATTCAAACTTGGAGATACACGTCGCATTTATCCTGAGAATACAGCTGAAGACATTAATGCAAATATAAATGTTTCGAAAGTAATTGACTTTACAGATGGAAATGCAAATCTTAAAATTGAACGTGAAAAATCTTATAATTGGTTAGAAAAGGCACTATCTGTTGATAAAGCTACTGATAAAATTTTACCAGGTGCGACAATGAAACGTAATTTTGATAATTTGAAATCGGTTAAACTTTCATTGCGTAATGTACTTTTGACCAATAAATTTGTATTTTATCGCCAAGGGCAACATGGTGAAACTCTTCGCCAAGATGTAGGGTTTAATGCCGATGGAACGTTATCAGGGACTAATCCAATAAACGAAAAAAGCTGGAAACTTGAAGAGAATCGCTTGATTTTTTATGGAGAAAGTAACCAAGAAACAACCGTTTGGGATAATCTGAATGAAGGATATCGTGCAGATGATTTTCGTATTGTTGGTGAATTTATTCCAAATAAAGCAGTTCATCATGTCTTAGAAAGTGTTCCGGCAGCTATCAAACGGGATAATTCAAATCCTGATTTTTATAAAACAAAAATTTTGCTTTCACGTTTGAAAGCTTATGGTATCAAGCACGTTGTGATGGCTCCTGGTGGACGTGATGTTGTTTTGGTTCGTGCATTTGAGAATCATAGAGATTTTTTTGATATTCATTATGTGATTGATGAACGCAGTGCAGGATATTATGCGCTTGGATTAGCAAATAAGACAAAAGAACCCGTTGTGATTATGGTAACGAGCGGAACGGCGGTATCAAATCTGGCACCAGCAGTTACCGAAGCTTATTATATGGATTTGCCACTGATTGTTATTACAGCAGACCGCTACCCCGAGTTTCATGAAATAGGGGAAGATCAAACAATTGAGCAAGCGAATATTTTTGAACCAATGATTAAAAAATCAGTGAACCTACCTGTAACGAAAGAAGGACGAACAGATTGGTATACAAATCGCTTGATTTCGGAAGCAATCTTGGAAGCACGTCACAATGGAACGGGACCGATTCACATTAACTTGTCATTTGATATTTTACCAAATATGGCACCGATTCATGCCTCTTATGAATTACCAAGAATGAAGCATGTTTTGCGGGTTACAAAACAAGACAGTTTGGCGCGTTGGGAAGATTATGTTCAAACGTTATTGAAAACTCGCAAGATTTTGTTGGTCTATGGTCAAGATTACAAACCTACAAACACGCAAAAATCAAATATTGAAAAGTTTGCCTCACGTTATAATGTTGTGATCTTAGCAGATTGGTTGTCAAATATTCAAGGTGATAAAGTAGTTTATCCGTTTAATACTTTGCAACGAATGACACAAAGACAATTTAATGAAAAACTCCTTCCAGACATTGTGCTTTCTGTCGGTGGTAAAAATGTTATGAATCATCCAATTAACTTTAAACTTCGAGGTGCACCAATGAGTGTAAGACATTGGAGAATCGCTGCGGATGGAAAATTCAAAGATTTATTTTTCCATTTGACTTCAATTTTGGAAACCAACCCAGATTGGTTCTTTGAATATTTTTCTAATAAAGCTGAAAACCATATAAATGATGAGCAATATTTGAATTCTTGGAAAGAAGAAGTCAAAAAATATCCGGCCACTATTCATGAAAATTATAATAATCATTATGCAACGCAACAATTAATGGAAAAGATGCCTGAAGGTTCATTATTCCATATTGGAGTTGGTTCAGCATTTATGTTAACACATTCTGAAAATACTGTTCCTGGCAAAGATTTAGAAGTTTTCTTAAATATGGGAACAAATGGAATTGATGGTTCAGCTTCTGCTTATATGGGACAAGTTGCAGCGGATACTTCAGAAAGACTTAAATTTTTATTGATTGGTGATGTTAGTTTCTTCTACGATATGAATTCACTTTGGAATAAAAAATTAAAGAAAAACATCAGAATCATGATGGTCAACAACAGTGGTTCACAACTACTTCGTCACTATGAAGCAAAAGGTTCAGCGGCTACACACAATACTGTTGCTGAAGGCTGGGTTAAATCACTTGGCTTTGACTACATTGCTTCACATGATAAAGAAGGATTTGATGAAGGGTTAAAACGTTTTACATCGAATGATGAGGGGCCTATTTTCTTTGAGGTCTTTCTATGA
- a CDS encoding XcbB/CpsF family capsular polysaccharide biosynthesis protein, which produces MTEYFQVLPEKDLKSMDTFLENWDYYEALKKIALDNKTIVGYKNHKYSVQSWEVADLGMSKFNGVHYFLEKPLENEQYLTNKLIVFFMPADKMNATDTKLRTFGNSHWDSLSGSVAKNTYILRIADSNLISGSYYQSTKNFPDFEEKIQQLIKKIAQEHDIITDNIVCYGNSRGATGALYHGLLGNYKVLAADPVIDRRAWVEVKDMQHMFDLVDYNFAPKINRLLENTALKPNKIKILTSDSAFITYPFIKQLNLSKVTVMNLQMSNPYMTDLFLSHAIVIGKTIPLQLSIINEMLYETDIIVEQNQYLINTDDWDAFLPWNSAYFDLHLTCEGLIIQRNSNQIGEENVLLNFMLKSPMNVNDQYKINIQTDELQKQFVYFHDNIIFEEIKVDKNIKFSPKKQVQYLGFNALFWKSNEKLTIKSIKIIKKK; this is translated from the coding sequence ATGACTGAATATTTTCAAGTTTTACCAGAAAAAGATTTAAAAAGCATGGATACCTTTCTTGAAAATTGGGACTATTACGAAGCGTTAAAAAAAATAGCTTTGGATAACAAAACTATAGTTGGTTACAAAAATCACAAATACAGCGTACAAAGCTGGGAAGTAGCTGATTTAGGTATGTCAAAATTTAATGGAGTTCATTATTTTCTCGAAAAACCATTGGAAAACGAACAATATTTGACTAATAAGTTGATTGTGTTCTTCATGCCGGCTGATAAGATGAATGCAACAGATACCAAATTGAGAACTTTTGGAAATTCACATTGGGATTCATTATCAGGTTCAGTTGCGAAAAATACTTATATTTTAAGGATTGCGGATAGTAATTTAATTTCAGGATCCTATTACCAAAGCACCAAAAATTTCCCTGATTTTGAAGAGAAAATTCAACAACTCATAAAAAAAATCGCACAGGAGCACGACATTATAACAGATAATATCGTTTGTTATGGAAATTCACGTGGGGCAACAGGTGCATTATATCACGGGCTTTTAGGTAATTATAAGGTCCTTGCTGCAGACCCAGTGATTGATCGCCGCGCTTGGGTAGAAGTTAAAGATATGCAACATATGTTTGACTTAGTAGATTATAACTTTGCTCCCAAAATCAATCGATTATTGGAAAATACTGCTCTGAAACCCAATAAAATCAAAATCTTGACGTCAGATTCAGCATTCATCACATATCCTTTTATTAAGCAACTTAACTTGTCAAAAGTGACTGTGATGAATCTGCAAATGAGCAATCCTTACATGACCGATTTATTTCTTAGCCATGCGATTGTTATCGGAAAAACAATCCCCTTGCAATTGTCAATTATAAACGAAATGCTTTATGAAACGGACATCATAGTGGAACAAAATCAATACTTGATCAATACGGATGATTGGGATGCCTTCCTTCCATGGAATTCAGCTTATTTCGATTTGCATTTGACCTGTGAAGGACTTATAATTCAAAGAAACTCAAATCAAATTGGAGAAGAGAATGTATTGTTAAATTTTATGCTCAAAAGTCCAATGAATGTGAATGATCAGTATAAAATCAACATTCAAACTGACGAATTACAGAAACAATTTGTTTATTTTCATGATAATATCATATTTGAGGAGATCAAAGTTGACAAGAACATCAAATTTTCTCCTAAAAAACAAGTCCAATATTTAGGATTCAATGCATTATTTTGGAAAAGTAACGAAAAACTCACCATAAAATCAATAAAAATAATAAAAAAAAAGTAA